CCTGTCTGTTATTAAAGTACGCTCATATTCTGCAACCGCACCTCTAATTTGCAACAATAATTGATCGTGAGGATCTTGACTCATGGGTCGATCAAGAAATTCAACTTTAGCACCAAACTTCTCTAACTCTTCTATGAGCAATACTTGATGAATATATTTACGTGCTAGACGATCAGGTGCAGTTATTAATATAAGCTCCATTTCGTGGTTGCGTACCTTATCTCTCAATCGATCTAATCCTGGGCGATTAAGCTTTGAACCACTATAACCATCATCTATAAATATATTTTCTGAATCTAATGCCCAATTACGGTTTTTAATATGTTCTGCTAAACGCTCAATTTGTTGATCAATTGTTTGTGACTGGCTCTGCCTTTGGGTTGAGACTCTCACATAGATTACTATTCTCATCTTTTACCTCCATTGTTTGAGAAACAGATAATAGCGGTAAGTTACCTAAGTTATTCCATTGTATGAGGAGTTGATAGGCTTGATCCCATCGGCGTTCTGCATCTGGGAATTGCGTTGTTTGTCGCCACTTTTTCCAACTACGTTTCATTTGCTCCTCCACCATAAAACTACTAATTAAGAGGAGACTATACTAAAAATTATTTTTTCTTTCCTGTAGTAGAACGCCAAGCTCGATATCTGATATTAGTAGCTCGGCTCAAGCAAAATTTGTCATTTATGATCATACCATCTTTCCATTACTTTGAGGGTAATAAGGAGAAGTACGAACATGGGTCATTTCCATTAAGTTGATAAACTCCTTAAAATCCCTAGCAATAAATTGAGGCCCATTATCAGAAATAATCCTAGGAGAAGCCTTAGGAAAAGCTCTTTAGCTTTTAGCAAGATTATTTCCAAATCAAGCTCAGTAATTTGCTCTTTAAGTTCCCAATGAACTATGTAGCGACTGTATCCATCTAAAACAGAGCATAAGTAAAAAAATGTTGAGCAAATTCTGATATAAGCTATATCTACATGCCAATGTTGATGTGCAAAAGTTGGTTGTTCAAAGCCTGTTCCTTTTTTACTTGTCTTTCTAGCCCAAACCCTTAATAAGTTACTAGCCTTCAGAACCCGATAAACTGAACTTGGGCTTACTGCTACTACATTTGCATCTATCATCATATAAGTTACTCTTCTGTATCCTTCTTTTTTATTTTCTAAATAAAATTTTATGATTGCTTTTTTCTCCCATTCTAATAACCATCCATCTTTTGGTTTTTTACTATTATTTTTATTTTCTTTTCCTACTCGCTTTTTTCCAAATACTATACTTATTTTTTGTTATTTCATCGGCCAAAAGTAACTTGTTTGAGATCTCTGCTTTCTCTGACCAGTAAGAAATAAAATTGATGATTTCATCTCTTAGTTTCCTACTTACCCACTTTTTTATCAGAGTACCCCAGTTCCTTTTTTTGCTTTTATCAGTTCTTCCATTAATTCTGCTACTACTTCATTTTTTCGTACTAGTTTTTCTTCTAACAATTTTATTTTTTCATCTTTTTCTTTTCCTTCTTTATTTTGTCCTACTCCATTTCCCCTTATTCCAAATACCATTTCTCCTCTCTCAAAAAATTCTTGCTGCCATTTATAAAATAACTTGGGTTGTAATCGATTTTCTTCACATACTTTTGATATTGCTACTTTTTCTATCAAATGTTTCCTTAGTATTGCTACTTTCTCACTTGGACTATATTTTCTTTTGGGTTTTCCTGACATGGTTGGTTCCTTTCTTGGTTGTTTTATTGTCCATGTCAGCCTTCTTAAAGTCCATTTTTACTTGAAGCAATACACTATTGTGTAATAGTCTTTTCCTTCTATTTCGCTTACCCATCTTTTGGCCCATCCTACTTGCCTTATCTTCTCAAATAATTTTCCTACCAACCTCCTTATTGGCTCTGTTGCTGCTTCATCCAAGATTTCTCTCATTTGTGTCTCTGATGGAATTTCTTTTACTCCTAATATTGTTTCTAAATTACTTTGTCCTTTTTTCTTTTTTCATTCTTCTTTGAAACTCTAGTAGGCTCTCGTTTTGAAAAAACATCACTGCAAATCCTGCCATCAACACTGCATGCATTTCCCACGTCACGCTTTTGGCTCTTCTTTTATCTGGCACTTTCTTAAATTCTTCTGTCAGTATTTCTATTATTGCTTCTAGTGTTAAACTTTTTAGTGGTCTCATTTTTCTAGTTTACTTTCTTCTTTTCATCCGTGAAAACTTTTTTTGCTTTTTTCTTTTAACTCCTTTTTTTGCTTCATTTATTTACTCACCGGGAATTGCTGGTATTTTATATAGCTGAACTGCTTAAAAATTTAGGATTTTCATTTCAAAAAGCAAGATTTATATCAGACCATTTGGACGAAGATAAAAGAGCAGAATGGTTAGCTGAAACTTGGCCTAAAGCTTTTAATTTAGCAAGGAAAAAAGGTGCATATCTACTTTTTGGAGATGAAGTTAGTTTTCCTCAATGGGGAAGTCTTTCCTATACTTGGGCCCGTAGAGGCAACCAACCTACTATTAAAACTTCTGGCACTCGTAGAGCTTTTCGTGTCTTTGGTTTAATTGATTTTTTCACTGGCAAGTTTTTTTATCAACCTACTACTTCTCGTTTTAACTCTGACACCTACCAAGCTTTTCTTATTTCTGTTATTAGACGCTCTTCTAAACATATTGTTCTTATTCAGGATGCTGCCAAATACCATACTTCTAAACAACTTAAAGACTTTTTTCAACTTAATAAATCTTGTTTAACTGTTTTTCAACTTCCCTCTTATTCTCCTGACTTTAACCCTATCGAAAAGCTTTGGAAAAATCTCAAGCAATCCCACATTCATTTACATCATTTTCCTTCTTTTGATTCTTTGCAATCTAAAGTTGATGAAGCTTTGTTTGATTTCTCTCTTCAACCTTTTGCCATTTTAGTTTTATTTGGCTTTTATGATTCTCTTAATTTTTCTTTGCCTTTAGCCTCCTAATTTCGCTTTTTTATTTTTCTTGAATACTATAGAACTGAAGCTCCTGCATTCCTAGATTAAGAATTTTTCCTTAAATTTCTGTTAGTTTAGTTTTTAGTTTTTGGAACAAATCATAAACAGGTTGTTTTTCCTCTAAAAACCCTTTTAAGTTTGCTCCTTCTGGTAGTTGTGATTTCATCTTTTCAATTACCAAAATAGCTTCACTAATTACATTTTCAGCTTCTTGAAACTGACTATTTGAGGCTAGAATGTTACCTTCTCCTAACAAAGCACGCCATTCATAATCTAAATAAGAAAGTTTATTACACAATTTAGCCGCATCTTTATAATTTTCTAATGCTAACTCTTCTTGTCCTAATCCTTCCTGTGCTACAGCTAATGCCCAGTAAACTTCTGCCTCTGATATTCCACGATGTTGAGCTTGAAAAAGCTTCAAGGCTGTTTCTAGTAAATTAGCAGCTTCTGCAAATTGCTTACGTGAATTAGCAACTAGTCCTAGGTTTTGCATACACAAAGCTTCTACATCTGAACGTTCAGTTTGGCGAGAAATAGTTAAAGCTTTTTTATAGTGCTGTTCAGCTTGAACTAAATTATTTTTTAATCGGTTAGCTTCCCCTAAATCAATATACATAAGGGCTTGTTGATGTTGATGACCAATAGCGCGAGCAAGTTCTAAACCACCTTCAAAATAATAAAGTGCGCGGTCTTGATCTCCTAACATACTATAAACAATGCCTACTCGCTCCCAAGCAAACATTTCACTAACCCGATCTCCAGAAGCTCTTAGCAGTTTTAATCCTTTTTCGCTTAGTTCCATTGCTAATGTACCATTGCCTCGGAAACAGTGCATTAGTCCTAAATAAGATAATGCCCAACCTGCTGGACGATTATCTGTAGAGGCTTCAGCTATAGCAACCGCCTTTTCTAGCGGTTCTTTTGCTGCATCCATTTGACCACTCATCCATAAAGTATAGCCAAGTTGTTGCAATAAGCGACGATGTAACTCATAATCTACTGATTCTTTAGCCTCATCAATAGACTCTAAACCTAGTTTTGCAAGCTCTACGGCCCGTTTCATAGCACCACGAGCTTGATGATAACGGCTAGCTAAAAACTCTCCCCAAGCTCTTAAAACAATATCTTTTTCTTGGCTTGCTAGTTCAAAAATTCGTGCTAGTTCTTTTTCGGTGTCTTCAAAACGATTTAAGATAATTAAAGCTTCTGCTAGCCCTACATGCATTTTTCCAGCAAGTGTAGCTTCTACTTTTATTTCATTAGCTTGCAATTGCTCCATAGCTTCACTGCCATAACGAAAATAAGTTATAGCTTCACTAAAAGCTTCTCTTTTACGAGCAATTTCACCTGCTCTAACAGCGGGAACAAAAGCTTTTTGCCATTCTCCTCCCCAGTAATAATGATAAGCAATTTGCCCTACAAAACGATCTTTTTTACTACCCTGCAAAGTTTCAATTGTTTTTGCTACTTTAGAATGTACTTTTCGGCGATTAGCCTTAGCCATGGAGTTATAAAGCGCACGTCTTAACATACTATGATGAAAGCGGAAAAAGTCCCCTGACGCGCTTTGTTGTTCTTTTAATATCCAGGCAGCCACACCTTGACGCAATACTTCATCTAGTTCATCTTCATCTATATCAAGTGCTTCTACCAGTACATCAAATTGAAACTCATCTCCAATTACCGCAGCATGCTTAAAAACTTCTAGTTGTTTTTGGTCAAACCGCCTTAATTTAGCATTAACCAGATTATTAACCGATGGAGGAACTTCTAGTTGTCCAAACCAATTAGCCCGCCATTTATTTCCAACTTTTTCAATTTTTCCAGCTATCATTAAATGTTCTAATAATTCAACTAAAAATAGAGGAAACCCTTGTGTCTCACTCCAAATATAATCAATAGCTGAATCAGAAATTTCTATTTCTCCAAAAATAGCTGCTAGTAAAATTTCTGCTTCAGATCTAGGAAGTCCACTAATAAAAATTTCTTTGTAATTATTATTACCAATTTGTTTAGCCAACCAATTACGTAAGGCTTTGCCTTTGGTTTGTACTTCTTCAACTAAAGCTGTAGCAATAACTTGTAATCTAATCCCTGTAGTATTACGAATAATATAAGCTAACATTTCTAAGCTTAAACTATCGGCAAAATGTAGGTCATCAAGTAAAAATACAACAGGAGCAGAACGGGCAATGCGCTTATAAATTTCTGTTACAGCTTCAAATACACGCCATTTGTCTGTACTACCACCAGAAAGAGCTTCAGATGAAAAGGCTTCTTCAGGCAAAATTACACCTGTTCTATCCTGAATCATTTCTGTTAGCTGAGAAGTATTAGCTGGGTCTTGAAATTTTTGTGTGTCACCAGGGTTAAACTTTTGGGTAATTGGTGGCAGACGATGGCCTAATAAACATGCCCTTAACATATCTAAAAATACTTGATATGGAGCTAGTTGACTGCCACCATAATCATAAAATCTTGCTGGTAAAATTACTGCGCCTTCTCTTTCAGCCCAACGTTGATATTCAAGTAGAATTTGAGAACGTCCGGCCCCTGGGTCAGAAGTGATAACTACTGGCAAGTTACGGCCTTGAGAAATTTGTAGAAAATTTTCTTTTAAGAATTCTATTTCTTTTTCTCTACCTAAGCAAAAATCTAAGTTAAGAGTTCCAAGTGTTCCTTGCCAATTTAAGGTTGCAATAGTTGCTGTTTTTAAGGTTTCCAGATCAATAAAAGTTTCTTGGGTTATTTCCCCACTTGCTTTAGGGATAAAAATAGGTCTTGCACGATTGGCCGCATCCATTAACTCTTGAGCTAGTTCATTAGCTGAGGCATGACGATCAGCACGATTTTTTGATAAAGACTTAAATAAAATTAGCTCTATTCTAGAAGGAATATCAGGTCTAAGGCTTTTTAGTGAGCGAGGTTGCTCTTTTGCCATTGCAACAAGCATTTGAGGCGTAGAGTTAGCTTGAAAAGGAAGTGTTCCAGTCAATAATTCATAAAATATTACTGCTAAACTATAAATATCAGAACGATTATCTAAAACTTCCCCCTTTACTTGTTCCAAAGACATATACCCTAATGTACCAACTACCGCGCCTTTATCGGCAGGATTAGCAGCAGCGGTTAAAGCTTTAGCAATACCAAAATCAACAACTTTAACAAATTCCCCACCCCATTTAAGTTGTTGCAAAATTACATTAGAAGGTTTTAAGTCTCGGTGAATAAGTCCGCTAGCATGTGTTGCTGTAAGAGCCGTACAAATTGGCTGAAAGATTTCTAATGCCCTTTCTAAGCTTAAAGTACCTGTTTTTCTTAATTCTTCTGAAAGATTTGGCCCTTCTAAATATTCCATTACCAGATAGGGCAATTTATCTTCAGTTATTCCAAAATCATAAATTTGTACTACATTAGGATGGCTAGCTGAAGCAGCAAGACGGGCTTCCATTTGAAATTGTGCTAGTGATTCAGGGTCAGACGCAATAGCCTGATTCATTAATTTTAATGCAGCAAAATCACCTATATTTAATCTTTCTACTAAGTGAACTACTGCCATACCGCCTGCACCTAGTTTGCGAATAACTCGGTAACGGCCAG
This region of Blastocatellia bacterium genomic DNA includes:
- a CDS encoding DDE-type integrase/transposase/recombinase, producing MISDNGPQFIARDFKEFINLMEMTHVRTSPYYPQSNGKMV
- a CDS encoding transposase, translating into MSGKPKRKYSPSEKVAILRKHLIEKVAISKVCEENRLQPKLFYKWQQEFFERGEMVFGIRGNGVGQNKEGKEKDEKIKLLEEKLVRKNEVVAELMEELIKAKKGTGVL
- a CDS encoding IS630 family transposase, translated to MLVFYIAELLKNLGFSFQKARFISDHLDEDKRAEWLAETWPKAFNLARKKGAYLLFGDEVSFPQWGSLSYTWARRGNQPTIKTSGTRRAFRVFGLIDFFTGKFFYQPTTSRFNSDTYQAFLISVIRRSSKHIVLIQDAAKYHTSKQLKDFFQLNKSCLTVFQLPSYSPDFNPIEKLWKNLKQSHIHLHHFPSFDSLQSKVDEALFDFSLQPFAILVLFGFYDSLNFSLPLAS
- a CDS encoding protein kinase, with amino-acid sequence MLVCPVCQTKYDDQLRQRCAKDFTPLEEVKTISSTPSEQIIAGRYRVIRKLGAGGMAVVHLVERLNIGDFAALKLMNQAIASDPESLAQFQMEARLAASASHPNVVQIYDFGITEDKLPYLVMEYLEGPNLSEELRKTGTLSLERALEIFQPICTALTATHASGLIHRDLKPSNVILQQLKWGGEFVKVVDFGIAKALTAAANPADKGAVVGTLGYMSLEQVKGEVLDNRSDIYSLAVIFYELLTGTLPFQANSTPQMLVAMAKEQPRSLKSLRPDIPSRIELILFKSLSKNRADRHASANELAQELMDAANRARPIFIPKASGEITQETFIDLETLKTATIATLNWQGTLGTLNLDFCLGREKEIEFLKENFLQISQGRNLPVVITSDPGAGRSQILLEYQRWAEREGAVILPARFYDYGGSQLAPYQVFLDMLRACLLGHRLPPITQKFNPGDTQKFQDPANTSQLTEMIQDRTGVILPEEAFSSEALSGGSTDKWRVFEAVTEIYKRIARSAPVVFLLDDLHFADSLSLEMLAYIIRNTTGIRLQVIATALVEEVQTKGKALRNWLAKQIGNNNYKEIFISGLPRSEAEILLAAIFGEIEISDSAIDYIWSETQGFPLFLVELLEHLMIAGKIEKVGNKWRANWFGQLEVPPSVNNLVNAKLRRFDQKQLEVFKHAAVIGDEFQFDVLVEALDIDEDELDEVLRQGVAAWILKEQQSASGDFFRFHHSMLRRALYNSMAKANRRKVHSKVAKTIETLQGSKKDRFVGQIAYHYYWGGEWQKAFVPAVRAGEIARKREAFSEAITYFRYGSEAMEQLQANEIKVEATLAGKMHVGLAEALIILNRFEDTEKELARIFELASQEKDIVLRAWGEFLASRYHQARGAMKRAVELAKLGLESIDEAKESVDYELHRRLLQQLGYTLWMSGQMDAAKEPLEKAVAIAEASTDNRPAGWALSYLGLMHCFRGNGTLAMELSEKGLKLLRASGDRVSEMFAWERVGIVYSMLGDQDRALYYFEGGLELARAIGHQHQQALMYIDLGEANRLKNNLVQAEQHYKKALTISRQTERSDVEALCMQNLGLVANSRKQFAEAANLLETALKLFQAQHRGISEAEVYWALAVAQEGLGQEELALENYKDAAKLCNKLSYLDYEWRALLGEGNILASNSQFQEAENVISEAILVIEKMKSQLPEGANLKGFLEEKQPVYDLFQKLKTKLTEI